From the genome of Nakamurella flavida:
ATCTACTACGCGATCGTGTCCGGCGCGCTGGCCGGGGGCGCCGCCGTCCGGGGAGCGCGGGCGGGGGCGGTGTACCGGCGGGCCATGCGGCACCGGCTGGGTCGGCACCTGCGGCACACCTCGCTGGTCGCCTCGGCCGGCCGCTGGCCCGCCGTCATCGACGCCGGGGTGCGCTCGGCCGCCCGTCGACAGCGCTCGTTCGACGACCTCGTGCACTTCGGGTTGGCCGACGGCACGCTGCGACCCCGGATGGTGGCCGGGCTCGTTCGCTGACCCGGCGCCAGACGACGCACAGCCACCGTCACCGGTTCGACCGGCGTGACTGCTCCCGGGAGAGCGACACACCGGGATCCGGCCCGGCTCCGGACCTAGACTCCGGCCCGTGCCCGCCGACGACACCGCAGTCATCACGGCCCTGCAGGCCGTCCTGGAGGCCGACCCCGCCAACGCGGTCGTCCGCCTGCATCTGGCCGACCTGCTGCTGGCAGCCGGACGGCGGGAGGAGGCCCTGGCCTCCGTCGCCGCCGTGCTGAGCCGGGAGCCGACCTCGGCTCCCGCCCGGGCCGCGCTGCAGCGGGTCCTGGGCGGCGCACCGGGACCCGACCCGACCCGGCCGTCCGGTGGCGCCGCCGGGGAGCCGGCCCCCGACGGGCCCGGCCCATCGGGCCGACCGGACGAGGACGAGACCCCTGGGCTCGCACCGGACGCCGACGAGCCGGCGGACGAAGCGGACGGGACACCGAGCTTCGACTGGTCCGCCGCCGAGCACGACGTGGGTGTGGACGTCCCGCCGCCGTTCGTCGCCGAGGACCTCGACGACGCCCCGGTGGAGGTGGAACGCACCGTCGACATCCGTCTCGCGGACGTGGCCGGGATGCAGGACGTGAAGGACCGACTGGAGGTCGCGTTCCTCGGTCCGATGCGCAATCCGGAGATGGCGGCCGCGTTCGGCAAGACCCTGCGGGGCGGCCTGCTGCTGTACGGGCCGCCCGGGGTGGGCAAGACGTACATCGCCCGGGCCCTGGCCGGCGAGATGGGCGCCTCGTTCACGAGTGTGTCGATGGCCGACATCCTGGACGGTTGGCTGGGGGCGGCCGAGAAGAACATCCAGCAGCTGTTCCGGTACGCCCGGCGCAACGGGCCGTGCGTGTTGTTCTTCGACGAGGTCGACGCCATCGGGCACCGGCGGTCGCGGATCGGGTCCGGCTGGTCGGGCCTGCGGGGTGCGGTGCAGCAGCTGCTCACCGAGATGGACTCGGTCGGCGCGGACAACGAGGACCTCTTCGTGCTGGGCGCGACGAACGCCCCGTGGGACGTCGACCCCGCCCTGCGGCGGCCGGGCCGCTTCGACCGCACGGTGCTCGTCCTGCCGCCGGACACCGAGGCCCGCCGCGCCATGCTGCGGGCCCAGTTGTCGACCCGTCCGGTGGCCGGCATCGCGGTGGAGCGGTTGGTCACCGCGACCGCCGACTACTCCGGCGCCGACCTCAAGCATCTCTGCGACTCGGCTGCCGAACTCGCCCTGGCCGACTCGGTGCGGGCCGGGCAGGTCCGGCCCATCGGGATGGCCGACTTCGACCGGGTGCTGGCCGAGATCGGGCCGTCGACCCTGCCCTGGCTGGAATCCGCCCGCACCGTCGTCGCCTACGGCAACGCCGGGGGCGAGTACGACGACCTGCTGGCCTACCTGGCCGAGCGGAAACTCCTCTGACGGCCGGCGGTGGGCCGCGGCGCTGGCAGGCCCACCTCGAGGTGGGGCACCCGGCGGAGGCCCTGAAGGAGATCGGCGCCCACCTCGCGCAGCACCCCGACGACGCGAACGCCCTGCGCTGGGCCGCCCGCGCCCAGCTGGATCTGGGTGACCTGCCGGCCGCGGAGACCACCGTGCGGGCGGCACTCGCGCACGAACCGGACGACGAGTGGGGCCTGCGTCTGCTGGCCGCGGTGCTGCGGTCGACCGGCCGGGCCGTGGAATCGGTCCCCGTGGCGCAGGACGCCGTGCACAGCAGCGGCGGGACGACGGCCACGCTGGTAGGGCTGGCCCAGTCGCTGCGCGCCGCCGCCCGCCCGCTGGCCGCGCTGGGGGTGGCCAAGATCGCCGTGGTCCAGGACCCGGACGAGGCCGAGGCCATGCTGGCGCTGGCCCTCGGGTATCTGGCCACCGACGACCGGGAGCGGGCGGTCGGTGCGATCGGCAGCGTGCTGGCGACGCAGCCGGACCACCCGACGGCCGTCCCGTTGATGGCCGGCCTCGACCGGGCCGGCAGTCGCTGGGCCCTGGCCCGGCTGACCGCCCGGGTCACCGCCGACCCGGCGGCGCGGGCCGAACTGCGGCGCGAGGTCGTCGACGCCCTGTTCGACGCCCGGACGGTCGCCGACACCCTTCCGCCGCTGGTGGTGGTGCACCGCCGACGCGGGCCGGCGGTCGACGACTCGGCCCTGGTGTCGACCATGGTCGCCGCCGGCGATCCCGACGCGGCCCGGTGGCTGTCCCTGGGTCTGCACCGTCGGTTCGCCCTGGCGGTGCTGCTCACGACGGTGCTGCTGTTCGGCTCCTGGCTGCCCGAGGAGTGGCGGTGGCTGCCGGTGAGCCTGGGCCTGATCGTGCTGCCGACCCTGGCCCTGGTCCGCACCGCCGCTGCGGCGAGGTCGCTGCGCGGGCCGACCCTGCGACCCGTGGCCCGCCGCACCCTGCTCTCGGTGCCGTTCGTGGTGGGCGGCCTCGGCTGTGGTGCTCTCGTGGCCCTCGGGGTCGTGGGGCTGATCGGCCGGCGGTCCGCCGACCTGATGCTGCTGGGCGGATCTCTCGGCGCGCTGCTGCTGGGTCTGTTCCTGCTCCTCACCGTCCCCCTGCACCCGATGCGCACCTTCGCCGAGGTCATCCCGGACGCCCGCCCGGTGGTCAGCGCGTTCACCCGCATCCGCGCGTTCACCACCGCCCTCGTCCTGATCGCCGGTGGGGTGGCGGCCGCGTGCTGGGCGGTGCGCGACGGCGGGACCCGGGGGTGGCTGCTGGTGGCCGGCGCGGCCGGCGTGCTCGGGGTGGCCGCGGCGGGGGTGGCCCTGCGGCCCCGGACCCGGCTGGAATCGGTGGTGACCCGGCAGCTGGCGGCGACGACCCTGCGCTGGCCCCTGATCGGCAGTGCACTGGCCGTGCCCGTCCTGCTGACGCCCCTGCATCCACCCGCCGCCGTCGTGGGGGTCCCGCTGGTCGTCCTGGCCGCCCTGTTCGGCCCCTGGCTGATGTGGACCCGGGCGCTGAGCTTCCTCCCCGGGTACGTCGGCGCCCCGGGCGCCGGGCGGCCCCGACCGGCCCCCGCACCGGCCTCCCGCCGCTTCCGCCGGTCCCTGCACCGGTGGTTGCTGCTGACCAGCGCCGCGCTGCTGGTCGCCGCGCTGTTCCTGGTGGCCACCGTGCCCGACCCGGCGAACCGCTTCCGGTCGGCCGACGCGGTGATGTTCTCCGCGGTCCTCCTGGCCGGGGCGGCGCTGATCGGCGCGCTCGGCGGGGTCCGGGTGATCACCCGGCTCCCGGCCGGGTCCCGCCGGCTGTTCCTGTCCGCCGCCCGGGTGCGGACGGCGCTGGGGTGGGTGCTCGGGGCGGGTGTCGTCCTCCCCCTGGTCACCGCGCTGACCGTCCTGCTCGCCCCGTTCGCCCTCGGCGGCATCGCCGCGCTGATCGCCCTGCTCTGCGGCCTGGCGATGATCGCGGCCTCGGTGACGTTCGGCCGGGTCCGCGCCGCCCTGGAGGAGCGGGTGCGGGTGGTCGGCCGGACGGTGCCGACCCCCGCTCCGATCTTCCGACGCGCGCCTCCCGACCGCACCGGGCCCGCCGACGAGGAGTTGCTGACCACCTGGACGCCGACGGATCCGGCCGACCGGACCGCCGGCGGCTGACGGTCCCGGCGCCCGGGGCCGGACTCAGCGGGTGGCCACCGTCCTGCCGCGCACCCCGTCCTTCCCGAGCGTCCGCAGCGCCTGCGGGATCTCCGGGAAAGCGACCACCCGACCCACCGTGGCATGCAGGACGCCCTGCTCGACCAGACCGTCGATCTGCCGGAGCTGGTCGCCGTCGGCGTGCATGAAGAGGAACTCGTAGCCGACGCCGAGCTTGCGGGCGCGGCGTCGGACCTTGCCGCTCAACGCGGTGATCGCCAGGCGCAGGACCGGGTTGAGGCCCCGCGCGCGGGCGAAGGCGGGATCGGGCGGGCCGGCGATGCCGATCACCTTCCCGCCCGGCCGGAGGACCGACAGCGACCGGGTCAGGATCTCGCCGCCCTGGCTGTCCAGGACGAGGTCGTAGCCCTCGACGAGCTCGGTGAAATCCTGCGCGCGGTAGTCGATGACGACATCGGCGCCCAGGCCCCGGACGAACTCGGCGTTGGCCGCGCTCGCGGTGGTGGCGACGGTGGCCCCGAGGTGCTTCGCCAGCTGGATGGCCAGGGCACCCACCCCACCGGCACCGGCGTGGATCAACACCCGCTGGCCCGGTCGGAGCCGGCCCCGCTCGACCAGGGCCTGCCAGGCGGTCAGCGCCACCAGCGGCAGCGAACCCGCCTCGGCCATCGTCATCGACGCCGGCACGGGGGCGAGATCGTCCTCGGCGACGGCGATCCGGCCGGCGAAGGTCCCGATGCGACCGTCCCGGGGCCGGCCGTGGACGTCGTCGCCCGGAGCGAACCTCCGGACTCCGGCGCCCACGCGCACCACGGTGCCGGCGACGTCGTGGCCGAGGGGCGACGGCAGCGGGTAGGGGAGGATCTGCTTGAACTCACCCGTCCGGATCTTCTCGTCGAGCTGGTTCAACCCGGCCGCCCGTACCTCGACGAGGACGTCGTGCTCCCCCACCGTGGGTTCGGGGACCTCGACCTCGTTCAGCGGTTGCCCGTACCGGGTGACGACGAATGCCTTCATGATGCGATGCTCCTGGGTGCTCGGGGCCGGGCTCAGCGGCCGGCGGTGGGGACGGGCAGCTGCGGGTAGACGACGGTGAGCGGCGCGCTCAGACCGGCCTTCGCCCGCACGGACGTCTCGTCGGCGAGCACCTCGTACTCGCCGGCCTCGACGGCGTCGTGGACGATCCGGACGAGTTCGGCCGGGTCGAGCTTCGGGTCGGTCGCGTGTGCGGCCATCGCGGTGTCGACGTAGCCGACGTGCACGCCGACGACGTGCACCCCGACCGGGGCGAGCTCGAGGCGCAGGGAGTTGGTGACCGACCACAGAGCGGCCTTGGTGGCGCTGTAGATGCCGGCCACGGCGTACCAGCTCAGCGCCGAGTGGATGTCGATGACGGTGGCGCCGGGCCGGCCGGCCAGCACCGGCGCGAAGGCGCGGGCCACGAACAGCGGACCGAGGAAGTTGGTCTCGACGTTCGTCCGGATCTCGGCGTCGGTATGGCTCAGGATCCCGGGGCTCGTCACCGAGGCGCCGGCGTTGTTGACCAGGACGGTGACGTCCGGTGCGGCCTGCACGGCCGCCTCGATCGACGCGGGGTCGGTGACGTCGAGGGTGAGCGGGACGATCCGGGGGTCGTCCCAGGTCAGCGGGCGGCGGGCGGCTGCGTAGACCTTGGCGGCGCCCCGGGCGAGCGCGTCGTGGACGAAATGGGTCCCGATGCCTCCGTTGGCTCCGGTGACCAGGACGACGGCGTCGTGCAGTGCGGGCATGGCAGGCTCCTGTGCGGGTGGATCGGGCGGCCGACGGCTGCCCGGACGGGTCGGCAAATACTGACTACCCTCAGAACTGCCCGCACTCAGATTCTATTCCAGGAGGTGGCCGGAGGATGACCGGGTCCGTGGGCCGCCGCGAGCGGAACAAGCAGGACAAGCTCGGCCGGATCGTGGCCGCGGCCGGTGAGCTGTTCGCCGAGCGGAGCATCGACGAGGTCACCACCCAGGAGATCGCCGAGCGGGCGGACATCGGGACGGGAACGCTCTTCCTGTACGCGCGCAACAAGGGCGAGCTGCTCCTGCTCGTGCAGAACGCGACCTACGCCGCCGCCCTGGACCGGGGTCGGGCCGCCGCGGAAGGCGCCCCCGACGCCCTGACCGCGGTCATGGCGATCGTCGCCGAGGTCGTGGCGTGCAACCGCAGCCGGCCGAGCAACGGGCGGACGTACCTCCGGGAGATGGTGTTCGGCGATCCCGACGAGCCCCACCACCGGGAGGCCCGCGCACTGGCCGGGCGGACCGAACAGGCGATCGCCGACGTCCTGGCCGACGATCCCGCCATCGGGCCGGACACCGCAGGCGTCCTGGCCCATGTCGTCTCGGCGGTCATGCTGCTGGCCATGGCGTCCGCGCCCGCGGTCGACAGCTCGGTGTCGGACGTGCTCGACGACATCCGCCCGCAGATCCGCGCCCTGCTCCCCCACCCGTCCAGGAAGGTCACGGCATGAGCCACCCGGTCACCGACACCGTCCTGCACCCCTCCGCCACGGCCACCCGGGTGTCCTACCCGACGGGCGGGACCCACGGTCCGGGAACGGTCGTCGGCCTGGCCCGGTTCACCGGGCGCGACGGCGGGGGCGTGCTGGGTGTGGTGCTGGACGCCACCGCGGCCCACCCGGTGTCCCCCACCTGGCCCGACCAGCCGGCCGACCGGGGCGAGCTGCTCTCGGCGGCACGGACCCACGCCCTCCTCGACGTCCGACAGGGCGTCCTGCACGACGGCCTGCTCACCGTGGACGTCTCGGCCGGCCGGGTCCCCGGCGACGAGGTGGTCGTGCACCTGGTCGACCCGGGTGCGTCGCTGACCCTGGGCGAGCGTGTCGAGGTGATCGTGGATGCCGAGTGGCGCCGGTCGTTGTCCCTCGCCCACTCCGCCTGCCACCTCGGCGCGTTGGCCCTCGACGCGGCGCTGGCCCCGTTGTGGAGCAGATCCGTCGCCACCGACCCGCTGGGCCACCCGGCGTTCGACCGACTCGCGATCACCTCCTCGACCCTGTCCCCCCGTCGGGCCGTGGACGTGTACCGACTGGGGAAGTCGCTGCGCAAGAAGGGGTTCGACGGGACCCGGTTGACCGACGAGTTGGCCGCGGTCGCGGCCGCGCAGGCGGCCACGCTCGACCGCTGGCTCGCCCAGGACACCGCGACCCACGTCGAGGCGGGCGACGGCACCCTGTCCGCGCGCCGCCGGTGGTGCGGAACCCTGGACGGCATCGAGGTCGACCTGCCCTGTGGCGGAACGCATGTCGCATCCACCGGTGAGCTGGCCGGGATCACCGTCGAGCACCAGCTGTCCGAGGCGGCGGATGCGCTGACCGTCACCACGTCGGTGCCGGCCGGCTGACGAGCCCCGGAGGTCACTCCCGACCGACCACCTCCGCCGCGCACACCTGCAGATCGTGCCCGTGGGCCGTCGACCGGGTGCGGAGTGCGTCGAACGCCTGCTGCGAATCCAGCCCGTGACGGGCCATGAGGATGCCCTTGGCCCGCCCGATCACGTCCGCCCGGTCCAGGGCGGCGGCCAGTTCCTCGTACCGCAGGGCATGGCGCAGGGCGACCGCGGCGTGGGCGGCGAGGATCTCACCGACCCGCCGGTCGTGCTCGTGGCCCGACGGCGGATGGCGGCACCACAGGGTCAACGACCCGACCTCCCGACCCCCGGAGGTCAGGGCGAGATCCAGACGGCAGCGGCCCGTCCCCGACGGACAGCTCCCGCCGTCCGGCACGGGACCGGGCAGCCCCTGGGCCGGTAGCGACCGACCGTGCGGGGCGTGCACGGTCCGACCGTCGGCGGCCAGGACGACCTGGGCGCACGATGCCCCGGGCACCATCTCCACCGCGAGCCGCAGCACGGTGTGCAGGGTCGATGTGGTGCCGGCACCGGCGTCGAGGGAACCGGCCACGACACCGAACGCACGGGCCAGGACCGTGCCGGCCCCCGACGGCTCGCCCGCCGCGATCACGTCCCGTCCCGACTCGACGCACGCCCGGCCGGCGGGTGCGCCCCGGCTCGGCCCGAGTGGCGGGCCGGCGTGGGCCTCGATCCCCACCGTCACGGCCGCGGCCACGGCCGGCCCGCCCGGGTCTCCTGCTCGTTCCGCGCGGCCGTCTCGCGGTCGAGCCAGGCGTCGAGCGCGGCACGCCGCCCCGGCGCGAGATCGATCTCGTCGCTGGTCACCACCCGGTAGCCCGGACGGAGACCCGGGTCCCGGCGGCCGACATCGGGCACCAGGCACTCGAGCCGGCCACGGCCGTCCAGCTCCAGCCCGTCGGTCGGGTCGGTGTCCCGGTGGCCGGGTGCGACGACCTCCCAGCACAGGGCGGGATCGTCGAGGACGTCGGCCACCGCGCGGCCGAGTTCCCGCAGGGCGGACTCGCGGAGCCGGGCGGCGAGCCGGTCGCGGAGGGCCTCGACGGCGGCCGCGCACGCGGCCGCGATGACACCGGCCGAGGCCCCGACCTCGCGGCGGCCCGATCGACCCACCCCGGTCGGGTCACCCGGCTCGGGGTCCGTCGACCGGTGCGGACCCGTCCGACGGACGGTGGGTCGCGCGGCGCAGGACCGGATGCGGTCGGGGAGGAAGGGGTGGGAGGCGGGATCGGTGTGCATGGGAGCCCCGTCGGCGGGGTGGAACCTGAATGCGTGCCCGGCACGACGATGCGGCGGCTACGCGGCGACATCGACCCCGGGTCGGCTGGCGGATCAGCGACGTCAGGCTACCCGGCCCGGCCCCCGAACGGGCGATGGTGTGACGGGGACCGGGCGGCGCCGATCCCGAGCGCGTGGCGGGCCGGGAGGGTCAGGCCGACACCTCGGCCAGGAAGTCCTCCATCGCCCGCCAGGAGCGGCGGTTCGCCCTCTCCTGGAAGGCCGCGCCCATCCCGGGGGCATCGGTGTCCGGCACGGCGAACGCGTGCATCGCCCCGCTGTAGGTGACGACCTGCCAGTCCTCGACCCCGGCGTGGCGCATCTCGTCCTGGAACGTGGCCACGGCCGTGTCGGGCACCACCGGATCGGCGGCCCCGGTGAGCACGAGCACGGATGCGGTGATG
Proteins encoded in this window:
- a CDS encoding ATP-binding protein, with the protein product MPADDTAVITALQAVLEADPANAVVRLHLADLLLAAGRREEALASVAAVLSREPTSAPARAALQRVLGGAPGPDPTRPSGGAAGEPAPDGPGPSGRPDEDETPGLAPDADEPADEADGTPSFDWSAAEHDVGVDVPPPFVAEDLDDAPVEVERTVDIRLADVAGMQDVKDRLEVAFLGPMRNPEMAAAFGKTLRGGLLLYGPPGVGKTYIARALAGEMGASFTSVSMADILDGWLGAAEKNIQQLFRYARRNGPCVLFFDEVDAIGHRRSRIGSGWSGLRGAVQQLLTEMDSVGADNEDLFVLGATNAPWDVDPALRRPGRFDRTVLVLPPDTEARRAMLRAQLSTRPVAGIAVERLVTATADYSGADLKHLCDSAAELALADSVRAGQVRPIGMADFDRVLAEIGPSTLPWLESARTVVAYGNAGGEYDDLLAYLAERKLL
- a CDS encoding tetratricopeptide repeat protein, whose amino-acid sequence is MGHPAEALKEIGAHLAQHPDDANALRWAARAQLDLGDLPAAETTVRAALAHEPDDEWGLRLLAAVLRSTGRAVESVPVAQDAVHSSGGTTATLVGLAQSLRAAARPLAALGVAKIAVVQDPDEAEAMLALALGYLATDDRERAVGAIGSVLATQPDHPTAVPLMAGLDRAGSRWALARLTARVTADPAARAELRREVVDALFDARTVADTLPPLVVVHRRRGPAVDDSALVSTMVAAGDPDAARWLSLGLHRRFALAVLLTTVLLFGSWLPEEWRWLPVSLGLIVLPTLALVRTAAAARSLRGPTLRPVARRTLLSVPFVVGGLGCGALVALGVVGLIGRRSADLMLLGGSLGALLLGLFLLLTVPLHPMRTFAEVIPDARPVVSAFTRIRAFTTALVLIAGGVAAACWAVRDGGTRGWLLVAGAAGVLGVAAAGVALRPRTRLESVVTRQLAATTLRWPLIGSALAVPVLLTPLHPPAAVVGVPLVVLAALFGPWLMWTRALSFLPGYVGAPGAGRPRPAPAPASRRFRRSLHRWLLLTSAALLVAALFLVATVPDPANRFRSADAVMFSAVLLAGAALIGALGGVRVITRLPAGSRRLFLSAARVRTALGWVLGAGVVLPLVTALTVLLAPFALGGIAALIALLCGLAMIAASVTFGRVRAALEERVRVVGRTVPTPAPIFRRAPPDRTGPADEELLTTWTPTDPADRTAGG
- a CDS encoding NADP-dependent oxidoreductase, which produces MKAFVVTRYGQPLNEVEVPEPTVGEHDVLVEVRAAGLNQLDEKIRTGEFKQILPYPLPSPLGHDVAGTVVRVGAGVRRFAPGDDVHGRPRDGRIGTFAGRIAVAEDDLAPVPASMTMAEAGSLPLVALTAWQALVERGRLRPGQRVLIHAGAGGVGALAIQLAKHLGATVATTASAANAEFVRGLGADVVIDYRAQDFTELVEGYDLVLDSQGGEILTRSLSVLRPGGKVIGIAGPPDPAFARARGLNPVLRLAITALSGKVRRRARKLGVGYEFLFMHADGDQLRQIDGLVEQGVLHATVGRVVAFPEIPQALRTLGKDGVRGRTVATR
- a CDS encoding SDR family oxidoreductase — protein: MPALHDAVVLVTGANGGIGTHFVHDALARGAAKVYAAARRPLTWDDPRIVPLTLDVTDPASIEAAVQAAPDVTVLVNNAGASVTSPGILSHTDAEIRTNVETNFLGPLFVARAFAPVLAGRPGATVIDIHSALSWYAVAGIYSATKAALWSVTNSLRLELAPVGVHVVGVHVGYVDTAMAAHATDPKLDPAELVRIVHDAVEAGEYEVLADETSVRAKAGLSAPLTVVYPQLPVPTAGR
- a CDS encoding TetR/AcrR family transcriptional regulator, with product MTGSVGRRERNKQDKLGRIVAAAGELFAERSIDEVTTQEIAERADIGTGTLFLYARNKGELLLLVQNATYAAALDRGRAAAEGAPDALTAVMAIVAEVVACNRSRPSNGRTYLREMVFGDPDEPHHREARALAGRTEQAIADVLADDPAIGPDTAGVLAHVVSAVMLLAMASAPAVDSSVSDVLDDIRPQIRALLPHPSRKVTA
- a CDS encoding metal-dependent hydrolase — its product is MSHPVTDTVLHPSATATRVSYPTGGTHGPGTVVGLARFTGRDGGGVLGVVLDATAAHPVSPTWPDQPADRGELLSAARTHALLDVRQGVLHDGLLTVDVSAGRVPGDEVVVHLVDPGASLTLGERVEVIVDAEWRRSLSLAHSACHLGALALDAALAPLWSRSVATDPLGHPAFDRLAITSSTLSPRRAVDVYRLGKSLRKKGFDGTRLTDELAAVAAAQAATLDRWLAQDTATHVEAGDGTLSARRRWCGTLDGIEVDLPCGGTHVASTGELAGITVEHQLSEAADALTVTTSVPAG
- a CDS encoding ANTAR domain-containing protein, with amino-acid sequence MIAAGEPSGAGTVLARAFGVVAGSLDAGAGTTSTLHTVLRLAVEMVPGASCAQVVLAADGRTVHAPHGRSLPAQGLPGPVPDGGSCPSGTGRCRLDLALTSGGREVGSLTLWCRHPPSGHEHDRRVGEILAAHAAVALRHALRYEELAAALDRADVIGRAKGILMARHGLDSQQAFDALRTRSTAHGHDLQVCAAEVVGRE